From Deltaproteobacteria bacterium:
CCTTCAGCGCTTCATCTTCAAGTTTTTTAAGCCTTTCTCTCATGCAGCAAGATTTGTCTTTGCAATTGTTGCAATCTGGGCAAAACCCTTTGGGTCATCAACAGCAATACCTGCAAGGACCTTTCTATCCAGTCCAATGTTTGCCTTTTTTAGTCCATTCATAAACTGACTGTAAGAGATGTCATTCAATCTTGCTGCTGCATTAATCCTCGCTATCCAGAGATTTCTGAAATCTCTTTTCTTTACCTTTCTGTCCCTATAGGCATAGGCAAGCGCCCTGTCAACTGCCTCTGTAGCAAGCCTGTAACATCTGCCCTTTGCCCCTCTCTTGCCTTTTGCAAGAGACAGAACCTTTTTTCTGTTCTTTTTTGCATTTACGCCTCTTTTAACCCTCGGCATGTTGAAACCTCCTTCTAATTTAGTTTTAGAGTTGAAGAGTTAAGAGTTTAAGAGTTTTTTCTCCAAAACTCCACAACTGCCTTTGTAGTTACTCCTTAACTTTTTTAACTATACGGCAAAAGCCTCTTTATCTGTTTAGCATTTGCATCATCCACATAACCAGCCTTTCTTAAACTCCTTTTATTGCCTGATGCCTTTGAGGTAAGGATGTGCCTCAAAAAAGCCTTTTTTCTCTTTATCTTTCCTGTTGCTATTAGTTTGAATCGCTTTGCCGCCCGCCTGTTTGTTTTAATCTTTGGCATAAATTCTCCCCTTTTATAATTATGAATTATGAATTATGAATTTAATTCCTAATTTCTAATTTTTAATTCGTAATTTATTTTGCTGCCGGTGCAATTATCATTGTCATGCTTTTGCCTTCCAACCGTGGCTGTTGTTCAATAATCCCTATATCTTTTATTTCTGCTGCAACCCTCCCAAGCATCTCTCTCCCAAGTTCTGTGTGGGTTATCTCTCTGCCTTTAAACACAATATTAACCTTTGCCTTATCTCCATCTTCAAGAAATCTCTTTATATGTTTTATCTTAAAATCAAAATCATGGCTGTCAGTCTTTGGAGTCATCTTGATTTCTTTTAAATGGATTACAGTTTGTTTTTTCTTTGCCTCGTGAGCCTTCTTGCTCATCTGATACTTGTATTTGCCGTAATCCATTATGCGGCAAACAGGCGGGTCTGCATTCGGTGATACCTCTACTAAGTCAAGTCCGCTCTGTTCAGCCGCTGCAACCGCCTCTCTGATAGGAAGTATCCCTGTCATCCTTCCTTCTGAATCAATAACCCTTACCTTCTGAGCCCTTATCCCAAAATTAATTCTTATGTTCTTTATAAAAATATCACCCCCTGTTTTTGATAATTATGAATTACGAATTTAATTCTTAATTCTTAATTTTTAATTCCTAATTTACTTTCCTTCTCAACAAGACCTATAAACTCCTCAATACCCATAACAGGCATAGTGCCTATTTCCCTTATCCTTGTCCTGGGTGCCACAGTATTGTTTTCAGCCTCCTTATCACCCACTACAAGCATAAACGGCACCTTTTTAAGTTCTGCCTCTCTTATCTTTAATCCAAGTTTTTCGTTTCTTAAATCAATATCAGTCCTTATGCCCGCAAGTTTTAATTTTTCACATACATCTTTTGTATAGTCAATACTTTTGTCTGTAATTGATAACACAATTACCTGCACAGGTGCAAGCCATAATGGGAAGTCGCCTGCATAATGTTCAATTAGACAGCCGAAGAATCTTTCAAGGGAACCCATTAAAGCCCTGTGGAGCATAATGGGCTGATGTTCTTTATCGTCGCCTCCCCTGTATGTTACATTAAACCTGTCTGGCAGGTTAAAGTCAACCTGAATTGTTGAACACTGCCATGCCCTGCCGATAGTATCTTTAATCTTTATATCTATCTTTGGTCCGTAGAACACACCCTCACCTGCATCAACTGTAAATTCAAGACCTGAATTAACAAGAGCGGTCTTTAAGGCATTTTCAGCCTGCTGCCAGTTATCAAGGCTTCCCACATATTTTTCAGGTCTTGTTGAAAGATATACATCAAATTCATTAAAGCCGAATGATTTAAGGATATATATTGTAAAATTCAGGACATTACCAATCTCCTCTTCCAACTGGTCGTGCCTGCAAAAGATGTGGGCATCGTCCTGTGTAAATCCCCTTACCCTCAGGAGTCCATGCAAGACCCCAGACCTTTCAAACCTGTAAACAGTGCCAAGTTCAGCATATCTTATCGGAAAGTCCCTGTAACTCCTTAAATGGCTGTTGTATATCTGTATATGGAAGGGACAGTTCATAGGCTTTACAATAAAATCCTGTCCCTCCACATCCATAGGTGAATAGAGGTTTTCCTTATAAAAATCCCAGTGCCCGCTTGTCTTCCATAAATCAACCTTTGCTATGTGAGGGGTATAGACAATCTGGTAACCGTGACTGTAATGCTCCCTTTTCCAGAAGTCCTCTATAATACCCCTTATAACTGCCCCTTTTGGGTGCCAGCATACAAGCCCTGCTCCAACATCGTCACTTATGCTGAAAAGGTCAAGTTCCTTTCCGAGTTTCCTGTGGTCCCTTTTCTTTGCCTCTTCAAGTTTGTTTAAATATTCATCAAGTTCCTTTTTTGTTGGAAATGCAGTTCCGTAAATCCTCTGGAGCATCTTGTTTTTTTCATCACCCCTCCAGTATGCACCTGCAATATTTAAGAGTTTAAATGCCTTTATACACCCTGTGGACGGCACATGCGGTCCCCTGCAAAGGTCAACAAAACCATCGTGCTTATATATGGTTACCTTTTCATCAGGGATTTCTTTTATAAGTTCCACCTTGTATATCTCGCCACTATCTTCAAAAAACTTCACGGCATCAATCCTACTCATCTCCTCTCTTAAAAATGGCGCATCTCTTTTGATAATTTCAGCCATCTTTTTTTCTATATTCTCAAGGTCAGAGGGGGTAAAGGTGTGCGGGGTATCAAAGTCATAATAAAAGCCATCCTCAATCGCTGGACCTATTGTAATCTTCACATCTTTAAAAAGTTCTCTTACAGCCCCTGCCATTATATGGGATGTGGAGTGCCTGTAAATCTCAAGCCCTTCTTTTGAGTTGAGAGCGTATTCCTTTTCCTTACCGTCAGGAAAGATTATTTTTATGAAATTAGGCATAGTTCCAAAAATAACAAAAGGTATCAACCTCTTTAAATGCAGGGATTAGCAGTTAGTGGTTAGTTTTTTACTAATCCCTAAACCCTAATCTCTAACCCCTGTTTTTTTCAGGGCTGATACCTTACCATATCAATGCAATTTCTATGTGGGCGTAAGACTTATCAAATCTTATAAATTATTGTCAATATTTATTTGTTTTCCGCATTTCATAAAATGGGGCAACAAGTCGCCTTTTTTCTCTGATCCCCTGTCTTACTTTGGTCTTGCCTTTGCCACCGCAACCTTTTTCCCTGATATCATGCCCTGGTGCATGACCTCTATTACCTTTTCTGCATTCTCCTTCGGCACCTCAACGAATGTAAACTTGTCAAATATGCTTATATTTCCGATAGACTTTCCTGATATGCCGGTTTTTTCAGCAATTGATTTTACAATATCGCCTGCCTTGATTCTCTGCTGCTTGCCCACATTCATAAAAAGCCTGACCATGCCAGGCTCGCCGCCTGTTTCCTCCTGACCTGCTTGTTCGGAAACGTCAAACCCCTCTAATTGAAATTTTAAAAGCGCTGCTGCGGCCTCAATAGGCTGGATGCCTTCTGTGAGTCTATTTGCTAGTTCAAGATATGTATCAAACCTTTTGTCATCAATAAACTCCTGCACCCTTTCCTTTAATGTTCCAACCCTTGCCTCAAGCACATCCTGAACACTCGGCAATTTCCCCCTTTTGATTTTTGTCTTTGCAAGAGACTGTATAAGCCGTAGTTGTCTGTCTTCTCTAGGCGTTACGAATGTTATGGCAACCCCGCTTTTGCCTGCCCTGCCTGTCCTTCCGATTCTGTGGATATATGCCTCAGGGTTCTGGGGTATGCTGTAATTCACAACATGAGAGATATTGCTTATGTCAAGCCCCCTCG
This genomic window contains:
- the rplT gene encoding 50S ribosomal protein L20, coding for MPRVKRGVNAKKNRKKVLSLAKGKRGAKGRCYRLATEAVDRALAYAYRDRKVKKRDFRNLWIARINAAARLNDISYSQFMNGLKKANIGLDRKVLAGIAVDDPKGFAQIATIAKTNLAA
- the thrS gene encoding threonine--tRNA ligase; amino-acid sequence: MPNFIKIIFPDGKEKEYALNSKEGLEIYRHSTSHIMAGAVRELFKDVKITIGPAIEDGFYYDFDTPHTFTPSDLENIEKKMAEIIKRDAPFLREEMSRIDAVKFFEDSGEIYKVELIKEIPDEKVTIYKHDGFVDLCRGPHVPSTGCIKAFKLLNIAGAYWRGDEKNKMLQRIYGTAFPTKKELDEYLNKLEEAKKRDHRKLGKELDLFSISDDVGAGLVCWHPKGAVIRGIIEDFWKREHYSHGYQIVYTPHIAKVDLWKTSGHWDFYKENLYSPMDVEGQDFIVKPMNCPFHIQIYNSHLRSYRDFPIRYAELGTVYRFERSGVLHGLLRVRGFTQDDAHIFCRHDQLEEEIGNVLNFTIYILKSFGFNEFDVYLSTRPEKYVGSLDNWQQAENALKTALVNSGLEFTVDAGEGVFYGPKIDIKIKDTIGRAWQCSTIQVDFNLPDRFNVTYRGGDDKEHQPIMLHRALMGSLERFFGCLIEHYAGDFPLWLAPVQVIVLSITDKSIDYTKDVCEKLKLAGIRTDIDLRNEKLGLKIREAELKKVPFMLVVGDKEAENNTVAPRTRIREIGTMPVMGIEEFIGLVEKESKLGIKN
- a CDS encoding translation initiation factor IF-3, whose amino-acid sequence is MRINFGIRAQKVRVIDSEGRMTGILPIREAVAAAEQSGLDLVEVSPNADPPVCRIMDYGKYKYQMSKKAHEAKKKQTVIHLKEIKMTPKTDSHDFDFKIKHIKRFLEDGDKAKVNIVFKGREITHTELGREMLGRVAAEIKDIGIIEQQPRLEGKSMTMIIAPAAK
- the rpmI gene encoding 50S ribosomal protein L35, whose translation is MPKIKTNRRAAKRFKLIATGKIKRKKAFLRHILTSKASGNKRSLRKAGYVDDANAKQIKRLLPYS